A single window of Lutzomyia longipalpis isolate SR_M1_2022 chromosome 1, ASM2433408v1 DNA harbors:
- the LOC129790035 gene encoding fatty acid synthase-like, giving the protein MSGIEGIDEVVISGFSGRFPESSNVEEFKSNLFNGVDMVNDDPRRWPTGLYDLPARIGKIKQENLENFDHIFFGVHQKQAEVMDPLLRNLLEVTHETIVDSGYNPQELRGSCTGVYVGAIASEAKEYWSTDPNSITGHELLGCFRSMFANRLSFTFNFTGPSYAVDTACSSSLFAMAQAFQDIQTGRCNAAIVAGINFILNPITSLMFHRIRMMSPDGACKAFDESANGYVRADGCVVVFLQKSKDARRIYSTVLNIRTNTDGAKDQGISYPNGEMQKQLMQETYQEISLSPHDVQYVEAHGTGTKAGVIDGRLKVVNRNIPWSGGIVAINNFGFGGVNTHVILKSNPKMKIIKPVDGYPRMAVVSGRTYDAVQVLLKDIEAHADDEEYLALVNKIHAKNIPLHNYRGYTVVSKDEPLHDIVEFTETKRPIWFVFSGIGSQWAHMAKELMKIEIFNRSIHRCAEVLRLEGVDLIHILTNLDETSFDTLHNFISIIAVQIALTDVLTHLGITPDGFVGHSVGELGCAYADGCLTLEQTILAAYWRGRSILDTDLISGTMAAVGLSWEECLKRLPEDIFPACHNSADNVTISGPTESINKFVEILQKEGVFAKIVNVSGIPFHSKYMNNVGPKLKKSLDKIIPIPKNRTDKWISTSIPQCEWNTALAKKSSADYHVNNLLSPVLFYEAIQHIPKNSICIEIAPHGLLQAILRRSLGKNVINLSLMKRNHDKNVQFLMSNIGKLYAAGAQPDVNKLFRPITYPVGRGTPMLNSKILWDHSQKWTVPYLGSSNTSKETFVEFDLRNEEDSFLIGHTIDGRVLFPAAGYISLAWRQFAKAQGSTPDRMSVIFENLVFHRATILPVDGSVKFGIKFLDSSGKFEICEGNSLATSGSIRIFNNIEQKESILDSISVAMNDFPLAVDDIYMELRMRGYDYNEPFKGLVHANPNVDTGKLKWINNNWISFIDTMFQFIILGQKSRHLKIPTQIEKVIINPNHHFQLAEKTPYLQNSVNDSEIRILTKDITMGPIESTYHLYLATDVLTHPNAKLILRNLRDSIKDDGFMCSEKEYLLLRPTFYIESQKIQVINVTEKNFDWLEKLKSSILKAESENSLLYIVCQGEELFGAIGFMNCLKYETGGNSARLFFIQDTNAPIFSITNPFYLDQIKKNLTLNVLKNGIWGSFRHLKLECQQNLPNQQVDHAFVNVLTKGDLSSLRWIEGPLSINRPELTDPDVEMCTVYYAPLNFRDIMLGSGKLSVDSLPKHLADEECVLGIEFSGRDSKGKRIMAMVPSKSLATSCVVRKKVLWPVPDSWTLEEASTVPCVYSTVYYCISRYNYALVMRGKMKKGETILIHAGSGGVGQAAISVALHAGLTVFTTVGSKEKREFLKKTFPQLTDRNIGNSRDCSFEEMIMRETKGRGVDLVLNSLADEKLQASVRCLALNGRFLEIGKFDLSNNSSLGMSIFLKNISFNGILLDQVLSSDDETINEIKQLIYDGIESGAVRPLPRTVFNNQEVEEAFRFMASGKHIGKVLIKLRNEEEEKKILPASKLISAIPRTYFYKEKTYIVVGGLGGFGLELIHWLISRGARNIVATSRSGIKSGYQSLMIRRWREKGVNVVVAINDLSTQQSAQQLLKDATKLGPVGGIFNTAVVLRDGFLENQQESDFRTVCLSKVDATKFLDVASRILCPDLDYFICFSSVSCGRGNIGQVNYGLANSAMERICEARQAAGYPGMAIQWGAIGDTGLILRDLGNNNTNIGGTLPQRIVSCLETMDCFMKHPYPILASMVIADKKKMGNDRINISTHIGNILGFKNLKKISFTSTLADLGMDSLMREEIKQTLERNYDLVLNAQEIRQLTFEKLKTFEDEKA; this is encoded by the exons ATGTCTGGAATAGAGGGAATAGATGAAGTTGTTATCTCAGGCTTCTCGGGCCGTTTTCCTGAGTCCTCGAATGTTGAGGAATTCAAGAGTAATCTCTTCAATGGTGTCGACATGGTCAATGATGATCCACGTCGTTGGCCTACCGGTCTTTATGACTTGCCTGCGAGAATTGGGAAAATAAAGcaggaaaatttggaaaattttgatcacatttttttcgGTGTTCATCAAAAACAAGCAGAAGTGATGGATCCTCTTCTGCGAAATCTTCTCGAGGTCACTCATGAGACCATAGTTGATTCAG GGTATAACCCTCAAGAGCTACGTGGTTCTTGTACTGGTGTGTATGTTGGCGCTATTGCATCAGAAGCTAAAGAGTACTGGTCAACTGATCCAAATTCTATAACTGGCCATGAACTACTAGGATGTTTCCGATCAATGTTTGCCAACAGACTATCgttcacatttaattttactggACCTAGCTATGCTGTTGATACTGCATGCTCCAGTTCTCTTTTTGCAATGGCTCAAGCCTTCCAAGATATTCAAACTGGACGTTGCAATGCAGCCATAGTTGCtggaattaatttcattttaaatcccATTACGTCTCTGATGTTTCATAGAATCAGGATGATGAGTCCTGATGGTGCTTGCAAAGCATTCGATGAGTCTGCAAATGGATATGTACGCGCAGATGGATGTGTCGTGGTATTTCTGCAGAAATCTAAAGATGCTCGTCGTATCTATTCAACAGTCCTCAATATACGAACAAATACAGATGGTGCCAAGGACCAAGGAATCTCGTATCCTAATGGTGAAATGCAAAAGCAACTCATGCAAGAAACGTATCAGGAAATATCTCTAAGCCCGCATGATGTTCAATATGTCGAGGCGCATGGAACAGGTACTAAAGCTGGAG TTATTGATGGACGTCTTAAGGTCGTGAACAGAAATATTCCATGGAGTGGTGGCATAgttgcaataaataattttggatttGGTGGAGTAAATACACATGTAATTTTGAAGTCtaatccaaaaatgaagatcaTTAAACCTGTTGATGGATACCCAAGAATGGCGGTGGTTTCAGGACGTACGTATGATGCTGTACAAGTCCTCTTGAAGGACATTGAAGCCCACGCAGATGATGAAGAGTATTTGGCAttagtgaataaaattcaCGCTAAGAATATTCCTCTGCACAATTATCGTGGATATACTGTCGTCAGCAAGGATGAGCCTCTGCATGATATAGTTGAGTTTACAGAGACTAAACGTCCAATATGGTTCGTGTTCTCCGGAATCGGCTCGCAGTGGGCTCACATGGCGAAAGAATTGATGAAGATTGAAATCTTCAACAGGAGTATTCACAGATGTGCTGAAGTTTTACGTCTCGAAGGCGTTGATCTCATTCATATATTGACTAATTTGGATGAAACTTCTTTTGATACTTTGcacaatttcatttcaattatcGCAGTTCAAATTGCTCTAACTGATGTTCTCACACACCTTGGAATTACACCTGATGGATTTGTAGGACATTCAGTAGGAGAATTAGGATGTGCTTATGCCGATGGATGTTTAACGCTTGAACAAACCATTCTTGCTGCATACTGGAGAGGAAGAAGCATTTTGGATACTGATTTGATATCTGGAACGATGGCAGCCGTTGGTCTGTCTTGGGAAGAATGCCTGAAGCGTTTGCCAGAGGATATTTTTCCTGCTTGTCATAACAGCGCAGATAATGTCACA ATATCTGGACCCACGGAATCCATAAACAAATTCGtggaaatattgcaaaaggaaGGAGTATTCGCCAAGATTGTTAATGTATCAGGAATACCTTTTCACAGCAAGTACATGAACAATGTCGGTccaaagcttaaaaaatctctCGATAAAATCATACCCATTCCGAAAAATCGTACAGATAAATGGATAAGCACCAGCATTCCACAATGTGAATGGAATACAGCGCTAGCGAAGAAAAGTTCAGCAGACTATCATGTAAATAATCTCCTATCACCTGTACTTTTTTACGAAGCCATTCagcacattccaaaaaattcaatctgCATTGAAATAGCTCCCCATGGACTTCTCCAAGCCATTTTGAGACGTTCTCTTGGCAAGAATGTGATAAATCTGAGCCTAATGAAGCGCAATCACGacaaaaatgttcaatttttgATGAGCAACATTGGAAAACTCTATGCAGCTGGAGCTCAACCAGATGTTAATAAGCTTTTCCGGCCAATAACTTATCCCGTGGGGCGTGGAACACCAATGCTTAATTCTAAGATCTTGTGGGATCATTCACAGAAGTGGACAGTACCATATTTAGGGTCAAGCAATACTTCAAAGGAAACCTTTGTGGAGTTTGATCTGAGAAATGAAGAAGATTCCTTCTTAATTGGACACACCATTGATGGTCGTGTTCTTTTTCCTGCGGCTGGATACATTAGCCTTGCTTGGCGTCAATTTGCCAAAGCTCAGGGAAGTACTCCTGATCGCATGTCAGTGATTTTTGAGAATCTTGTCTTTCACCGCGCAACAATTTTGCCCGTTGATGGCTCAGTAAAATTTGGAATTAAGTTTCTTGATAGCTcgggaaaatttgaaatatgtGAAGGTAATTCTTTAGCCACGTCAGGAAGTATTCGGATTTTTAACAATATTGAGCAGAAAGAATCAATACTTGATTCAATATCAGTGGcaatgaatgattttccattgGCAGTGGATGACATCTACATGGAATTACGAATGCGTGGATATGATTATAATGAACCATTTAAAGGTCTTGTACATGCAAATCCAAACGTAGATACAGGAAAGTTGAAGTGGATAAACAATAATTGGATATCATTCATTGATACAATGTTTCAGTTCATTATTTTAGGACAAAAATCACGTCACTTGAAAATACCAACTCAAATTGAGAAAGTTATCATAAACCCAAACCATCATTTTCAATTAGCTGAAAA AACACCATACCTGCAGAATTCAGTGAACGACTCAGAAATTCGAATTCTTACCAAAGACATCACAATGGGACCTATTGAGTCAACCTATCACCTGTATTTGGCTACAGATGTTCTCACACATCCTAATGCAAAATTGATATTGAGAAATCTCAGAGATTCCATCAAAGATGATGGTTTC ATGTGCTCTGAGAAAGAATACCTTCTCTTGCGTCCTACATTCTACATTGAATCACAAAAGATTCAAGTGATCAATGtaacagaaaagaattttgattggCTGGAAAAACTTAAATCATCTATTCTGAAGGCAGAGAGTGAGAACAGTTTGTTATATATCGTATGCCAAGGTGAGGAATTGTTTGGAGCTATTGGATTCATGAACTGCCTCAAATATGAAACTGGTGGAAATTCTGCTAGATTATTTTTCATCCAAGACACAAATGCGCCCATCTTTTCCATTACTAATCCCTTCTATTTGGATcagataaaaaagaatctcacCTTAAATGTCCTTAAGAATGGAATTTGGGGATCTTTCAGACATTTAAAATTGGAATGCCAACAAAATCTGCCTAATCAACAAGTCGATCATGCCTTCGTGAATGTTTTAACTAAAGGTGATCTATCCAGTTTAAGATGGATTGAAGGACCACTCAGCATCAACCGTCCAGAATTAACTGATCCTGACGTCGAAATGTGTACTGTTTACTATGCACCACTGAATTTCCGCGATATCATGCTTGGTTCAGGAAAACTTTCTGTTGATTCTCTGCCAAAGCATTTAGCGGATGAAGAATGCGTTTTGGGAATAGAATTTTCTGGACGTGATTCAAAAGGAAAGCGCATTATGGCAATGGTACCGTCAAAGTCTCTCGCCACATCTTGTGTTGTTCGGAAGAAAGTACTGTGGCCTGTTCCAGATTCTTGGACTCTTGAAGAAGCTTCTACTGTTCCATGTGTCTACTCCACTGTGTATTATT gtATTTCTCGCTACAATTATGCTTTGGTGATGCGTGGAAAGATGAAGAAGGGTGAAACTATTTTGATTCATGCTGGATCCGGTGGTGTAGGTCAAGCTGCTATTTCTGTGGCACTCCACGCTGGACTCACCGTGTTCACGACTGTTGGAAGcaaagagaagagagagttcctcaaaaaaacttttccacaaTTAACAGATCGAAATATTGGAAATTCTCGCGATTGCTCATTTGAAGAAATGATAATGCGTGAAACGAAAGGTAGAGGTGTGGATTtagtattaaattcattggCTGATGAAAAGCTTCAAGCATCCGTTAGGTGTCTTGCATTAAACGGACGATTCCTAGAGATCGGAAAATTCGATCTCAGCAACAACAGCTCTCTTGGAATGTCTATTTTCCTAAAGAATATCAGCTTCAATGGAATCTTACTTGATCAAGTGTTAAGCAGTGATGATGAGACGATTAATGAAATCAAACAGCTCATTTATGATGGAATTGAGAGTGGTGCTGTTCGTCCACTTCCAAGGACTGTTTTTAACAATCAGGAAGTAGAGGAAGCTTTTCGTTTTATGGCTTCTGGAAAGCATATTGGGAAGGTTCTTATAAAGTTACGTAACGaagaggaagagaagaaaattcttcctgCTTCCAAGCTTATTTCAGCCATTCCTCGAACgtatttttacaaagaaaagacATACATTGTCGTTGGAGGGTTAGGAGGATTTGGACTGGAATTGATTCACTGGCTAATTTCTCGTGGTGCAAGGAATATAGTAGCTACAAGTAGAAGTGGAATTAAGTCAGGCTACCAATCACTGATGATAAGACGTTGGAGAGAGAAAGGTGTGAATGTGGTTGTGGCTATAAATGATCTGTCTACGCAACAAAGTGCTCAACAGTTGCTCAAGGATGCTACTAAATTGGGACCTGTAGGAGGAATTTTCAATACAGCTGTTGTCTTACGTGATGGCTTCTTGGAAAATCAACAGGAGTCTGATTTCCGTACTGTTTGTCTTTCTAAAGTTGATGCTACAAAATTCCTAGATGTAGCTTCCCGCATTTTATGTCCTGATTTGGATTACTTCATCTGCTTCTCCAGTGTTTCATGTGGACGCGGCAATATTGGTCAAGTTAATTATGGATTGGCTAATTCAGCAATGGAGAGAATTTGTGAGGCTCGTCAGGCAGCTGGATATCCTGGAATGGCTATTCAGTGGGGTGCTATTGGTGATACGGGTCTCATACTACGAGATCTAGGAAATAATAATACGAATATTGGTGGCACTTTACCTCAAAGGATAGTGTCCTGCTTAGAAACAATGGACTGCTTTATGAAACATCCTTATCCCATTCTGGCCTCAATGGTAATTgcagacaagaaaaaaatgggtaACGATCGGATCAACATTTCAACTCACATCGGAAATATTCttggatttaaaaatttaaagaaaatttccttcacaTCAACATTGGCTGACTTGGGAATGGATTCGCTTAtgagagaagaaattaaacaGACGCTCGAGAGGAACTACGATTTAGTGTTGAATGCACAAGAAATAAGACAGCTtacttttgagaaattaaaaacatttg aagatgaAAAGGCATAG